A DNA window from Pyrus communis chromosome 3, drPyrComm1.1, whole genome shotgun sequence contains the following coding sequences:
- the LOC137728395 gene encoding 1-aminocyclopropane-1-carboxylate oxidase homolog 11-like — MGCLKSFSLSCHYYPVCPEPDLTLGTVKHSDPSFLTLLLQDKIGGLQVLHKNQWVDVPPVDGALVANLGDFMQLVTNDKFKSVEHRVLATPLVKPRISVASFLVPSAKDKLNPYKPIKELLSETNPPKYRDTLHGEYTAYYRVNGQNGGSALPHFQLH; from the exons ATGGGGTGCTTGAAATCTTTCTCGTTATCATGCCACTACTACCCTGTTTGCCCGGAGCCCGATTTGACTCTTGGCACAGTCAAACACTCAGACCCCTCCTTTCTCACCTTACTCCTGCAAGACAAGATTGGGGGCCTCCAAGTTCTCCATAAAAACCAATGGGTCGATGTGCCGCCGGTGGATGGAGCTTTAGTAGCAAACCTTGGTGACTTTATGCAG CTCGTTACTAATGACAAGTTCAAGAGTGTGGAGCACAGAGTACTCGCCACCCCACTTGTCAAGCCTCGAATATCAGTTGCATCTTTTCTCGTTCCTAGTGCCAAGGACAAACTCAACCCCTACAAGCCAATCAAGGAGCTTCTGTCTGAAACCAATCCACCCAAATACAGAGATACGCTTCACGGAGAATATACTGCGTACTACAGAGTCAATGGACAAAATGGTGGCTCTGCCCTGCCTCATTTTCAACTGCATTGA
- the LOC137729614 gene encoding 1-aminocyclopropane-1-carboxylate oxidase homolog 12-like, whose product MVDVLDHELEKELKQFDETKAGVKGLVDSGVTKLPRMFKHPPECLPSPNQNNGIHDLQVPVIDLKDAENNERRSEIISNLRKAAEEWGFFQIVNHPIPLDVMDDVLKGVQRFHEQPQEAKEEWYSRDFTKKVNFFCNGELKVDTPTDWRDTLSCKVLEDERNFEEIPEVCRTEIREYMKYIVQVKEKLSGLFSEALGLSSDYLENLRCFKSRSLACHYYPVCPEPHLTLGGTKHSDLGFLTLLLQDSAGLQVLHQNIWIDVPPVEGALLINLADMLQFITNGKFKSVQHRVLMPLSTLEPRTSIACFVGTDDLQKPYGPLKELISENNPAKYEDVCFGEYMKRYKL is encoded by the exons ATGGTGGATGTGTTGGATCATGAGCTGGAGAAGGAACTGAAACAGTTCGACGAAACCAAAGCTGGTGTGAAAGGGCTTGTAGATTCTGGGGTGACCAAGCTCCCAAGAATGTTCAAACACCCACCGGAGTGTCTACCATCCCCGAACCAAAACAATGGAATTCACGACCTGCAAGTTCCTGTCATCGATCTCAAAGATGCGGAGAACAACGAAAGGAGAAGCGAAATCATCAGTAACCTCCGCAAAGCAGCTGAAGAATGGGGTTTCTTTCAAATTGTGAATCATCCCATTCCACTTGACGTCATGGATGATGTGCTGAAAGGTGTTCAGCGGTTTCATGAGCAGCCCCAGGAAGCCAAGGAGGAGTGGTATTCGCGTGATTTCACGAAGAAGGTCAACTTCTTCTGCAATGGAGAATTGAAGGTAGACACTCCAACTGACTGGAGAGACACCTTGTCATGCAAGGTCCTCGAAGATGAGCGCAACTTTGAAGAAATCCCTGAAGTCTGCAG AACGGAAATACGTGAGTATATGAAGTACATCGTTCAAGTGAAGGAGAAGCTATCCGGATTATTTTCGGAAGCTTTAGGCCTAAGCAGTGATTACCTTGAAAATCTAAGGTGCTTCAAATCTaggtcattggcatgccactaCTACCCGGTATGCCCGGAGCCCCATTTAACCCTAGGAGGAACCAAACACTCCGATCTCGGCTTTCTAACCTTGCTCTTGCAAGATAGTGCTGGCCTACAAGTTCTTCATCAAAATATTTGGATTGATGTTCCCCCAGTGGAGGGAGCTTTGCTCATCAATCTTGCCGACATGTTGCAG TTTATTACTAATGGCAAGTTCAAGAGTGTACAGCACAGAGTACTGATGCCACTGTCGACCCTCGAGCCCCGTACGTCAATTGCATGTTTTGTTGGCACCGACGACCTCCAAAAACCATACGGTCCGTTAAAGGAGCTCATCTCCGAAAACAATCCGGCAAAATACGAAGATGTCTGTTTTGGAGAATACATGAAACGTTATAAACTTTAG
- the LOC137727642 gene encoding uncharacterized protein, which translates to MALSSNTQGFILLLAAASLLAVSEGRTIVVGGSEGWRFGFNYTDWALKNNPFYINDELVFKYDPPSEGNSGYSVYQQPNLWSYITCGFSKAKLLASPTQGGGDGFKVALTQWRPYYFASGENDGKNCKDGMMKFFAIPLPRWNN; encoded by the exons ATGGCTTTGAGTTCTAATACACAAGGGTTcatcctcctccttgctgcagCCTCTCTATTGGCAGTGAGTGAGGGCAGAACCATCGTCGTTGGAGGGTCTGAAGGCTGGCGTTTCGGGTTCAACTACACTGATTGGGCTCTCAAAAACAACCCCTTTTACATAAATGACGAATTAG TGTTCAAGTATGATCCACCGAGCGAGGGAAACTCCGGCTACAGCGTATACCAACAACCGAACCTGTGGAGCTACATAACCTGCGGCTTCAGCAAAGCCAAACTGCTGGCGAGTCCGACACAGGGAGGTGGCGACGGCTTCAAGGTCGCGCTAACTCAGTGGAGGCCTTACTACTTTGCCAGTGGTGAAAACGATGGCAAGAACTGCAAGGATGGGATGATGAAGTTTTTTGCTATCCCACTGCCACGTTGGAATAATTAA